The Candidatus Methylomirabilota bacterium genome contains the following window.
GGGCCCCCGCCGACGACGAGGACGTCGGTCACGGCTCTTGCGCCGCGCTCGCGCGCCAGCCGCGCCACGCGAGCACCGCGGCCGTCGCCTGCGAGGCGACGAGGCCGACCACCCAGACGACGGAGAGCGCGCCGCTCCTGAAGCCTCCGGCCAGAACCGCGGGCCCGTGATCCACGACCGCCACGACGGTCCAGATCGCGCTCGCCCAGAACGTGACGACCCGGCCCGCGCGCCGGCGGCGGCCGACCCACACGAGGCCGAGCATCTGACCCGCGAGGTAGAGACCGAGCAGGAACGCGGCGGCGGGCGTCGCGAGGCCGACGCGCTCCGCGATGCCCTCCCCGAAGTCCTCGACGACGTGGGGCACGATGAACGGCAGGCCCGCGAGCGACGCGGCGATCGTCCACCCCTCGCGGCTCATGGACAGACATTATAGAATCGCCGGGGATGCCGGAGTTCCTCCCGTTCGTCCGCCGCTGGTTCGACAGCGCCTTCGGCGCGCCGACACGCCCCCAGCGCGACGGCTGGGAGGCGATCGCCTCCGGCCGCGACAGCCTGGTGATCGCCCCGACGGGCTCGGGCAAGACGCTCGCGGCGTTCCTCTGGGCCCTCGACCACCTCCACCGCCTCGGCCTCGAGGGCCGGCTGGAGGACCGCGTCTACGTCGTCTACGTCTCGCCGCTCCGGGCCCTCAACAACGACATCGAGAAGAACCTCCGGGCGCCGCTCGCCGGGATCCGCGCCGCGGCGGCCGAGGACGGGCTCCGGCTCCCCGAGGTGCGCGTCGCCGTGCGCACGGGCGACACGCTCGCCGGCCAGCGCCAGGCGATGACGCGGCGGCCGCCGCACATCCTGATCACGACGCCCGAGTCCCTCTTCATCTTGCTGACGAGCGAGCGCTTCAGGCCCGCGCTGGCGCACGTACGCACGGTGATCGTCGACGAGGTCCACGCGCTCATGGGGAACAAGCGCGGCGCGCACCTGGCGCTCTCGCTCGAGCGCCTCCAGGCCCTCGTCGAGGCTGAGACGCCCGGGGCCCGGCCCCAGCGCATCGGCTGCTCGGCGACGGTCAGCCCGGTCGAGACCGCGCTCGCGTTCCTCACGGGGGCGACGGCGCGCGACCCGCGCGTCGTGGACGACGGCTTCACGCGCGAGCTCGACCTCCGGGTGCTGGCGCCGGTGGACGACTTCCTGACGACGACGAGCGAGACGGTCTGGGACGCGACGCTCCAGCAGCTCGTCGAGCTCGTCCGCGGGCACCGCACGACGCTCGTCTTCTGCCAGAGCCGGCGCTCGGCGGAGCGGATCGCACGCGACCTCAACGACCGCATCGACGACGGGCGCGTCGCGGCCCACCACGGCTCGCTCTCGCGGCGCGCGCGCCTGGAGGCCGAGAACCGGCTGAAGGACGGCGAGCTGCGGGCGCTGGTCGCGACCTCCTCGCTCGAGCTCGGCATCGACATCGGGGCGCTGGACCTCGTCGTCCAGCTCCAGTCGCCGCGCAACATCGCGGCGGCGCTCCAGCGCGTCGGCCGCGCGGGCCACGCGCTCGCGCGGGTCTCGAAGGGCCGGATCGTCGTGACCAAGGGCGAGGAGCTGCTCGAGGCCGCGGCGGTCGTCCGCTCGATCCGCGAGCGGCAGCTCGACCGCGTCCAGATGCCCGAGGCGCCGCTCGACGTCCTGGCCCAGCAGGTCGTCGCCGCGGTGGCCGCCGAGTCGCTGCCGCTCGACGTCCTCTACGCGCGCTTCGTCAACGCCACGCCCTACCGGAGCCTCTCCCGCGAGGACTTCGTCGCGGTCGTCCGCGCCCTCACCGAGCCGCTCCCCGCCGAGGTGAAGGGCGTCGCGCCGCGGATCCTCTGGGACCGCGTCAACGACCGCCTGCACGCGCGCCGCGGGAGCCGCTTCCTCGCCCTCACCTCCGGCGGCACCATCCCGGACGCCGGGCTCTTCGACGTGTTCGTGGCCGACACCGACCTGAAGGTCGGCACGCTCGACGAGGAGTTCGTCACCGAGAGCCTGCCCGGCGACGTGTTCCTGCTGGGCTCGCACGCCTGGAAGATCGCCAAGGTCCAGGGCGGCCGGGTCCTCGTCGAGGACGCCCAGGGCATGTCGCCGACGATCCCGTTCTGGCGCGGCGAGCACCCGTCGCGCTCGTTCGAGCTCGGCCTGGCGGTGGGCCGGCTGCGCCGCGACGCCGCCGATCGATTGGATGCCCCCGACTTCGCCGAGTGGGCGGAGCGCGAGTGCGGGCTCGACACGCGCGCGGCAGCGGCGATGCGCCACTGGCTCGTGAAGGCCGGCGAGGTGCTGGACGGCGTGCCGGACGACCGGGGCATCGTCGTCGAGTCGTTCGCCGACGAGATGGGCGGCCGCCACGCGATGATCCACTCGGTCTTCGGGATGCGCGTGAACGGCGCCTGGGGCATGGCGCTCCGCGAGAAGGTGCGCCGGACGCTCGGGCTCCAGGCGGAGGCGAGCCACGTGGACGACGGGATCCTCCTGTCGTTCGCGCCGGGCCAGGTCCCGCCCTCGCCCGAGCGTCTGGTGAGGCTCGTCGCCCCCGAGGAGGTGCAGGCGCTCCTCGGCCGCGCCCTCATCGGTTCGCCGCTCTTCACCACGCGCTTCCGCCACGCGGCGGTGCGCGCGCTCTTCATCCCGCGCATGATGCGCGGCCAGCGGACGCCCGCGTACCTCCAGCGGCTCAAGGCCGACGCCCTCATGGAGGCGGTCGGCGGGCAGCCCGAGTTCCCCATCGTCGCCGAGACGCTGCGCGAGTGCTTCCACGACGCCTTCGACGTGCCCCGGCTCACGCGGCTCCTCGAGCGCCTGCACGACGGGGAGATGTGGACGCGCCACGTGGACACGCCGCTGCCCTCGCCCTTCGTCTACCCCCTGCTCCTCGCGTGGGACTGGGCCTACCTCGACGCGGGCCACGCCGAGGAGCGGCGGAGCGACACCGTGACGATGCGGAAGGCGTGGAGCGTGGGCGCGGGCCCGCTCCGGCCCGAGCTCGCCGCCGCGGTCGAGGCGGAGCTCCAGAAGACCGCGCCCGAGCGCCGTGCGCGCGACGCGAACGAGCTGGCGGCGATCCTCGACGACCTCGGCGACCTCACGCTCGAGGAGATCGCCGACCGATGCCTCGGC
Protein-coding sequences here:
- a CDS encoding DEAD/DEAH box helicase — translated: MPEFLPFVRRWFDSAFGAPTRPQRDGWEAIASGRDSLVIAPTGSGKTLAAFLWALDHLHRLGLEGRLEDRVYVVYVSPLRALNNDIEKNLRAPLAGIRAAAAEDGLRLPEVRVAVRTGDTLAGQRQAMTRRPPHILITTPESLFILLTSERFRPALAHVRTVIVDEVHALMGNKRGAHLALSLERLQALVEAETPGARPQRIGCSATVSPVETALAFLTGATARDPRVVDDGFTRELDLRVLAPVDDFLTTTSETVWDATLQQLVELVRGHRTTLVFCQSRRSAERIARDLNDRIDDGRVAAHHGSLSRRARLEAENRLKDGELRALVATSSLELGIDIGALDLVVQLQSPRNIAAALQRVGRAGHALARVSKGRIVVTKGEELLEAAAVVRSIRERQLDRVQMPEAPLDVLAQQVVAAVAAESLPLDVLYARFVNATPYRSLSREDFVAVVRALTEPLPAEVKGVAPRILWDRVNDRLHARRGSRFLALTSGGTIPDAGLFDVFVADTDLKVGTLDEEFVTESLPGDVFLLGSHAWKIAKVQGGRVLVEDAQGMSPTIPFWRGEHPSRSFELGLAVGRLRRDAADRLDAPDFAEWAERECGLDTRAAAAMRHWLVKAGEVLDGVPDDRGIVVESFADEMGGRHAMIHSVFGMRVNGAWGMALREKVRRTLGLQAEASHVDDGILLSFAPGQVPPSPERLVRLVAPEEVQALLGRALIGSPLFTTRFRHAAVRALFIPRMMRGQRTPAYLQRLKADALMEAVGGQPEFPIVAETLRECFHDAFDVPRLTRLLERLHDGEMWTRHVDTPLPSPFVYPLLLAWDWAYLDAGHAEERRSDTVTMRKAWSVGAGPLRPELAAAVEAELQKTAPERRARDANELAAILDDLGDLTLEEIADRCLGDAAALLAPLQDEHRVVAVEFASGRRAWIPATDAPLYQALGGDEGLERVALRLLRTRGPLTPAWVAERYGLAVPDVEQALERLAARGVVRRGEFLDGAPAPQYVHIAVLDEIQRRQVHARRVPRAVVPAERFSAFLLRRHHLHPDHRLTGPPGVLAALELLQGEDFPVRVWEEELLPARVEAYEREWLDRLGLAGEIVWTPFERRPGRVGVALRENAGWLREGAAAAPEIDARTKNVLLHLQLRGASFAQDLTRAAGLTAPEMLTALWELFWAGLVTPDTFSAILAGTAPPRRTGAAAPGAGRRRRRGAARGVRAPLPIVGRWSALAEDERLSPDERLEARAQLLLARYGVLARELAQGDWSALRHTLLRMEYGGEVVRGYFVEGLSGEQYALAEALRDLDAPARRAEPHVLANIVDPANLWGRVFALTRRDGARVTAPRVPANWLVFRQGRPILLSEGQGRELTPLAGWEDVDLPGAIGALQALVERPLTLRPVRRLEVTTWDGRPVRDTEAFAGFARAGFTVDGGRLSWDGYPGPRR